A segment of the Cellvibrio sp. KY-YJ-3 genome:
GATTGAATCCTCGTGAGCCTCAACTTGATTTTCTGTATAGGCTTCATCAAAGGAGTCGCCATCGCGCTGTTCAAGCATGAATTTTTTAGCTTTGGTGGTGAGTGCTGCTTCATCTGATACATCCAGTTTCTTTTGGCCAGCAATACTGGTGAGCTGAATGTTTACTGCAGAGTGGTCGGTAATCATTTGTTGGGCGAAATTTTGAATGTCGAGTGAGGTTGACTTTTGCAGGGCGAGTTTCGCATTTTCTACTTCTGCAATTGACTTGGCAGATGCCTCCTCAACAAAATCCTCCGCATCAATTTTATCAACAGCAAACGCCAGGCTGGACGCTGCACCAAAAATAAAAATCAAGGTTGTACTGGAAAAAATGTTTTTAATATTCATTGTTGAATACCTCTTTTGAATTAATCCTTAAGGTTAAGGCAAGTAGCAGTGAATGCTGGTACCTGCCACTGACTGATTCTGAATAACAATATTTTGCTTTTCGGTGTGGTATCTAACCTATGGGAATAATTTTTGAAAAAGTATTGTATTTTCCATACAGAAGTTTTTTGAGATAAGCAGGTTTTTACTCAGGAATTAAGGAAATAAGGTGTAGCGAAGATTTAGGTGCCATTGCTGAGTATGGCGCTATGTTGTGTAGCGTACAGAAGCGGATTTGTTCGCTGTTATATCGTGCGCCAATAATGCACAACCATAGCTTATGTGGGGCTCAGCCGCTGTTCTTGGCTGAAAGGCGTTGTGTGTCTATTCAAACCAGGAACTTTTAGAAAGGAAATATTATGAAGTGCTTATTTCTTACCTCTAGCCCCGGATATGGACATACCCGGGCTGCAGAAGCAATCGACGCGGCCCTTCGGTGCCGTTATCCGGATATTGAAACGCAATATTTGGACATTACCAGCCTTATCGACCCACAAGTAAGCGAGGCAATTCAAGGCGGCTACTTGCGGATGACGGCTGAGCAGCCGGATTTGTATCAAAAACTCTATGATTTGGATAAAAATTTCTATCGCCAGCTTGCGGGAAAAATACCGGCGGATAATGCCTTGATTGAATTTTTAGCGCAGCAGCAACAGCAATTTTTTCCGGAAGCCGTCGAGCGCTCCCATTTTACGCTGCCGGTGTCTTACAAAAGTCTCGACAGCGCATTGTTTAATACTTTAATCAACAGTATTTGTAATCGCGAAAAAATTCCTGCCGGGCGTCTGCTTTTGCAGGGTTTGCTTGGTTTGATATATAACATTTTGGCCTCGCGCTTAAAAAAATTCGTGAACGAATATGCGCCTGATTTTTTGATCGCAACCCAAATGTATCCCAATGCATTGTTGGCGCGTTCAATTGAAAAAGGGGCGATTACCCAGCCGGTAATTGGTGTGTTAACTGATTACGGTACACACGGCCTTTGGGTTCGTAATACAACCAGCTTATATTGCGTGAGCCATGACGAAGCGGCTGAATCACTGCGCCGTAAAGGCATAGCGGAAGATCGTATTTGTGTAACGGGTATTCCGTTAATGCCTGCGTTCACCAATATTCCCACGCAAATAAAAGCCCAGCAGGATCTGGGCCTCAATCAACAACCGACCATTTTAATAACCGGGGGCCAGTGTGGTATTGGTGTGCTCGATACCGTTAAACGGTTGCTTGACGATGAATCGCTTAATTATCAAGTGCTGGTTACTACCAGCAACAATACTGCTGAGAAAAAGGTATTAAAGGCGCTTACGCTGGATTATCCATCCCGTTTTCGCGTGTTTGGATGGTGTGATGACATTAGCCATTTAATCTGTGCTGCCGATGTTGTAATTGGTAAGCCCGGTGGATTAACGGTGAGCGAAACCCTCGCATGCGGGCGACCATTTATTGCTACCTGTTGTTTGGGCGGGCAGGAGATGCACAACGTGCAATTTTTGCGGGAGCGAGGAGCCG
Coding sequences within it:
- a CDS encoding glycosyltransferase encodes the protein MKCLFLTSSPGYGHTRAAEAIDAALRCRYPDIETQYLDITSLIDPQVSEAIQGGYLRMTAEQPDLYQKLYDLDKNFYRQLAGKIPADNALIEFLAQQQQQFFPEAVERSHFTLPVSYKSLDSALFNTLINSICNREKIPAGRLLLQGLLGLIYNILASRLKKFVNEYAPDFLIATQMYPNALLARSIEKGAITQPVIGVLTDYGTHGLWVRNTTSLYCVSHDEAAESLRRKGIAEDRICVTGIPLMPAFTNIPTQIKAQQDLGLNQQPTILITGGQCGIGVLDTVKRLLDDESLNYQVLVTTSNNTAEKKVLKALTLDYPSRFRVFGWCDDISHLICAADVVIGKPGGLTVSETLACGRPFIATCCLGGQEMHNVQFLRERGAGLLVELDQLPQTLREIFSNAERLGDMKRNAYRLGRPNSARELVVEVERILRKKEMAYLEEVSLGEL
- a CDS encoding DUF4142 domain-containing protein translates to MNIKNIFSSTTLIFIFGAASSLAFAVDKIDAEDFVEEASAKSIAEVENAKLALQKSTSLDIQNFAQQMITDHSAVNIQLTSIAGQKKLDVSDEAALTTKAKKFMLEQRDGDSFDEAYTENQVEAHEDSIELFQRAAMSDDVELAKFAKQTLPKLQHHLTMAKELAAAHDKD